The Chloroflexota bacterium genomic sequence CACGATGTGGAGGAAGTCTTCCAGCGCCGTGTGCAGGGTGGCGTTGACGGCGTTGCGCTTGTCCGGGCGGTTCAGCGTCGCCACCAGGATGCGCGGCTCTTTCATCTGGATGTCCAGCCCCATGGGGCCGAATTTGCTGTAGTCGATCGGTGCGGCCATCGGATGCCTCCAAGGTGAAGTTCGGGGTCGGGTGCGGGCCGATTATACAGGCGGACAAGAGAGCCGCGCCAGGGTGAGACGTGCGCCCGGCGCGGGCGTTAGATCTGCAGCCGCCGCCGGATGTAGCGCCAGGCGAACCAGCCGACGATGCTCAGGTAGATGACGAAGGAGAGGATGAGGGAGGTGCCGCCCATGAAGGGGCTGTTGATCTGCAGGACCTCTTTGAAGAAGAGGCGGATGACGAAGGCGCCGGCGATGACGACGGCGATGGTGACGGCCGAGATGCACAGGGAGAGGCCCACCCAGCCGAGGGATGCGATGTTCACTGCCATGACACGGAGCAGTTTTTGGAAAAACACGGAGGCCTCTGAGGCGGAAGAGGGTGCGGGCGCGCCAGCCGATTATACCAGCCGCTACGCCTTCTGCCCGAACTGCTTGAGGGCCTGCTGGTAGTCTTCCGGCGTGTTCAGGTTCGTCAGAACGGCGGGCGTATCGAACTCCACGGCGCGCAGGCCGTCCCTGTGCCGCTCGATGACCTCGCGCACGCCCTGCTTCTCCTCCGTCATTTGGCCCAGCTCCTGCGCCAGCGAGGCGTCGAAGACCGGCGGGTGGCCGTGCTTGCCTTGGTAGGCAGGCACAGTGATGAGGTTCTTGCCCTGGACGTGGGCATCGAAGAGCCGTTGATAGACGGCGGCTGGGCGCGGCTGGTCCACCGCCAGGATGACGATGTCCGTGGCCTCTTCCGAGACATTCTCCACGCCGATCTTGATGGAAGTGGTCTTGCCATAGCGGTAGTTGGGGTTCAGCGCCAGCTTCGCGCGTCCGCCCGGGTTTACCTGCTTGAGGATGGCGGCGAACTCGCCTGCCTTGAAGCCCAGGACAACCACGATCTCCTGGGCCGTCGTCGCCAGCAGCTGCTCCACCTGGTAGCGCAGCAGCGGCACGCCCTGCCACAGGAGCGACTGCTTTGGCTGGGCCATCCGCGACGACTCCCCCGCGGCGAGGAGGACAACGGAGATGCGGGCGGCCGGTGCGGTGGTCACGAGCGCGCCACGACCTTCGCCTTCGCGACCTTCGCAGCAAGCTGCTTCGCCTGGTCAACCACCTTGCCGTCCATCGTCATCGCCCGCGCGTCCCGCTGGTGCTTCACGGAGAGGATCTCCGCCATGATGCTCACGGCGATCTCTTCGGGCGAGCGCCCGCCCAGGTCCAGCCCCACGGGGGCGCGGATCTCGCGGATGCGCTCTTCCGGGATGCCTTCGCGCACCAGGTCGCGGAAGATAAGGATGGCCTTGCGCTTGCTGCCCAGCAGGCCCACATAGCCCGCGCGGGACTTTGCCGCTTCGATGAGCGCCAGGTCGTCCAGCTTGTGGCCGCGCGTGGCGACGATGACATAGCAGTTGGGGGTCATCTTCAGCTCGCGGAGGCCCGTATCGAAGTCGTCCACCACGATCCTGTCGGCCTCCGGGAAGCGTTCCGTGTTGGCGAACTGCGGGCGGTCGTCCACGATGATGACGCGGAAGCCCAGGAAGCGCGCCACGGTGTAGACGGCCTTGCCGACGTGCCCGCCGCCCGCGATGACGACCGTGGGCGGCGTGGTGAAGGCCTCCACGTAGGCCCGTGCGCCGTCCTCCGTCTCGACCCACTGCTCGCGCCCCTTGGGCATGAGGGTCAGCGCCGTCTCCATGGCGCGCCGGTCCAGCGCGGCGCTGCCCAGGGTGCCGATGGTTGAGCCGTCGGCCCGGATGAAGAGCTTGGCCCCGATGGGGCCGGTGGACTTGCTCGCCTCAGCGAGCGTCGCCATGGCGCGGTCGCCCTTGCCATCATAGGCGTCCAGGATCTCCTGCATCAGCGGCCGCAGGGCAGGCTGATCGAAGACCGGGTCCACCATGATATCCATGTTGCCGCCGCAGACCAGGCCGTCGCGGGAGGCGATGTCTTCGTTCAGCAGGAAGCGCTTGACCTGCGCCCCCTTGCGCTCGGCCAGGACGTTCTTGGCCTCCGCCCAGACCTCCGCCTCCACACAGCCGCCGCCCAGGGTGCCGACGGCCGTCCCGTCCTTGCGGACAAGGAGCTTGGCCCCGGGCTTTTGCGGCGTCGAGCCCTTGGTGCGCACGACGGTTGCCAGGATGAAGTGCTCCCCTTTGGCGAGGAGCTTATGGGCTTCTGCAAAGATGGACTGCATGGGACGATAATAGCAAATCTGGGGTCAAATCCAGTATACCGCAGTCCGATTGCCAAAAAGTACAGGAGGAGGCGCGATTATCGCGCCTCCTCCTGTTGGTCTTCATCAATGTGCCAGATGGATTAGTCGAGTGAGTACCCGCCATCTTTCAGGAAATCCTTGATGTTGTCTGCAAGCATGCTAAAGCCCTTCATGGAGCCGAAGACTGCTGCGCCGTCGGTATTATCTGACTCCCAATATTTTGCTGAGGCCATATCAGGAAGATTGGCTTTCTTTGCCGCTTTGGACGAATTATCGAGCATTTCCTTGATCTTCTTGGTCGTTGGTTCGACGCGATTCTTCTCGCAAACTTTCCAGATGAACAAGGCGACAGCGTGGAGGCTGAACACGCCAGGTGTCCTAAGAAGAACGTAGTTGCCAGATTTATCTTCTTCAAACGCCTCAGGTATTGCTTGTCGCCAAGCATCCCAGTAATCCCGAATCTGATCTGCGATCTTTTTGGAGCTCCAGTCTTCATATGGAAAGGCAGTCAGTATTGGTTTAAGTGATGTTGAAAAGGACAGTTCCCTGATCGTGTGGTTGGCTTCTTTCTTCTCGTTAGGAGCCTGAATGCGTTTACGGAAAGGTGTCACGATCCCAATAGCAGCATATTCGGAACTCGCAGAGGTTATCGTAGCGCTGGGCGAAGCCGCATCCTAAAACCATCCCTCCGCCTCTACCAGCGCCTTCACCGTCAGGTGCGGCTTCACCCTGCCCTTGTTCGCCTCGTTCTTCCGCCGCACCCACACCGTCGCCAGGCCCACTTCCAGCCCGGGCGCGATATCGTTCCGCAGGCTATCGCCCACGATGGACACGTTCGCCGGCGCCACGCCCAGCTTCCCCAGCGCCCTATCGAAGTAGGCGCGCCTGCCCTTGCCTACGCCCAGCGTCTCCTCATCGAACGTCATTGCGAAGAGCCGCCTCCCCGCCTGCCGCTCGATGGCCTTGGCCTTCGTCTTCGCGTAGTCTCCGGTGGCGATGTGCAGCGTATAGCCCAGGCCGTGGAGCCGCCCAAGGAACGGCAGCGACTCTTCAAAAAGCGCCGTCGCGTGCCAGCACTCCTCCTGCGCCGCCTTGATGCGCCGCTGGAGCTCCCGCTTCGCGCCGCCCTTGCCCTTCGCCTTCACCCGCTCCAGCAGCAGCTCGAAGTGGAGGGAGAGGTTCTCATGGTCCTTCGGCGGGCGCTCCTTCACCACCAGCCGGTGGACGGCGCCCCACTGCTTCAGCACGTCGCTCCCGGAAAGGCCAAAAAAGCCCTCCAGGTTGCGCTCGTAGACCAGGTCCGAGTCGTTGAGCGTCCGGTCGAAGTCCAGGAAGATGTGCTGGAAGCCTTGGCGTTTCATTTGGGGCCTCAGGCCCCATTATACGGAGGCTGTCGGGCGCGGCGCTCGGCAAGGATCCAGAGAAAGATGGAGAGGACCTCTACCCACAGAAGGAGGACGGCGACAAAGAGCCGCTCCCAGAGACCGTTCCACTCGTGCTTGATGTTCAGCAGATAGAACAGGCCGAAGGTCGTGGCCGCCGCGAAAGCGCATCGGGAGAACCAGCCGAACTTGAAGTGCCCGCCCATGGTGTAGCGCGCCATCAGCATCGCCATCCCCGCTGCCGCCAGGGCCGCCCGCGCAGAGCTATCGTGCACCATGTCGCGCAGGTTCGGCGGCGCGTAGCTGAGGCCGGGGTTGGCCTCCAGCACGCCGACGAGCATCGTCGCCATGCCGTAGATGGCGAGGGGCCCCGCCAGCAAGAGCATCTTGCGCCCATCGCCTATGGCGGCGCCCAGGCCCCAGGCCAGCGCGATGAGCAGCAGGCCGTAAGTGATCGCCCCGGTGTTGAAGACCCAGCCGTAGCGCGCGTCCTGCCCGCCGAGCTGGCTCACGGCTTGGGCCGTGAAATCGAACTCCGGGTGCAGGAGATCGGCGGCGATGATGAGGAGCGCAAAGACGACGGGCCCCGCGATGCCGCCAAGGATGAAGTACCGCCGCCGCTTGCCAAGCACCTTTCCCACGGAGACCGTCCCCGCCTCTCTCTGCCGGGTGGCTTGCTCAGCCGGTGCGCAATCGCGGGTAGCGCCCGCCGATCACCACCGCCGCCAAGGTCACCAAGGCTCCCAAGATGATAAAGGTCGTCTGCAGGGAGACCGCCTTGGTGAGGGAGCCGGCGACGAGCGTCCCTAGAGGCGCAAGGCTGAAGTTCATGAAGTAGATGGAGAAGACGCGCCCGCGATACTGCTCGGAGACGTAGAGCTGGATAAGCACGTTGTTGTTCGTCAGCATCAGGGAGGCCAGGCCGCCCAAGGCCAACAGCATCGCCATAGCTCCGAAGAAGTTGCTGATGAGCCCAAGGAGGGCCAGGCAGACGCCATAGACCGCGACGAGGATGAGGAGCATGCGTCCCCGCTTCTGGATGCCGCTGGTGACGGTTGCGAAAAAGGCGCCCAGAACCGCGCCGATCCCCTCCGCCATCAAGAGCGAGCCGAGCTTCCTCGGGTTGTCCGAATCGAGCACCTCGCCCACGTAGGCGGGCATGAGCTGGAGGAAGCCCAAGCCCAGCAGGCCTGTGATGAAGGCGATGACCATGAGCGGCCAGAGGAAAGGGTCGCGCCGGATATAGGTGAGGCCGTCCGCGATGCTGCCCGTCAGGCTCTTGAGGACGCCGGTCTTGGAGGGCTCCGGGGCCTTTTGCCGGCGGCCGATCTGCGCCACCTGCGTCATAGCCAGGATGCAGCAGCCTGCCTGCAGCCAGAAGGTGCTCTCGGTCCCCAAAAAGCCGATGAGCACGCCGCCCATCGCCGGGCCAAGGACCCGCATGGCGTTCATGCTCAAAGAGTTCACCGTCACCGCGCTCGTTAGGTTCTCCGGCTCCACAAGGTCGTGCACCATGGCGTTGCGCGTCGGCCCGTTGACGGAGACGCTGACGCCCGTGGCGATGGCGGTCACATAGAGGTGCCAGAAGCGCACCGCGTTGGTCTCGACGAGGATGGCGAGGGTGATCGCCGTGATCGCCAAGCTCAGCTGCGTCGCCAGGACGACCTTCCGCCTGTCCAGGCGGTCCGAAAGGACGCCGCCGATGGGCGCGGCAAGGAACATCGCCGCGCCGGAGAAGAAGGAGACGAGCCCCAGTTGGAAGGCCGAGTGGGAGAGCTCGTAGATGAGCCAGCCGCGCCCCACCTGCTGGGTCCACTGGCCGAGCTGTGTGAGGATGTTGCTCGTCACCAGCAGGCGAAAGTCGCGCTGGCCGAATAAGGTGCGGATACGGCTGTGAGGGCGCTGCATCCCGGCGGGGCTGGCCGCAGGGCGAGGCCCGGAATGGCTTGACGTAGAACGGCTCCTTGCTCAGGAGTCTACGCCTGCCTGCGAAGACCGGTCAAACGTTCCCTCTGTTCCGCACGATGCATCGCCACAGCCAGCGCCTCCACCCACAGCACCGCCGTGCCGATGAATCCCCTCTGCCACAGGCCGATCTTCGATTTGACGGATTCCATCGAGAAGAGTATTCCGAAGACGACCATACTCACCACGGCGATGAGCGAAAAGAGGCGCAGCCGCCTCTTTCCCGCGAGGGCGTAGGCCGCGCCCGCCATCGCGATGATGGCAAGCACATAGGCCGCCCGCGCCGCCGCGATGTGGATGGCGTGCTCCGCGCCGTGGTCGCCGCCCGCCTCCAACACATCCACCTTGAACGCGCCGATGGCGATGTTTGCCGCGCCGTAGAGCGCCAGCGGCGCGGCAATGGCCAGACCTCTGCCGCGTGCAAGATAGCTGTTTCTCTTCTCTCCCTCGGTGGGAGAGAAGAAAAGAGAGGGGGAAACTTTTCCTGTCTCTCTGTAAGCGCCGTAGACGCCTGCCGCAAAGGCCGCTACCAGCGCGCCGTAGACCGCGATGCCGGTGTTAAAGACCCAGGCATGCCGCGCTTCGATGTCGCCAAGGTGGCTCAGCGTCACGCCGATGGAGCTATAGTCGCCCCTGGCGAGCGTAGCGGCGAAGACGAAGGCGACATAGAGAGGCGGCGCGATGAGCCCGCAGCGCAGGAGGCGTTTGCTGGAGAGGCGCATCGGCTGAGTATACAGGCCGGCGCCCCTTGCGCTAGACTGCCCTGCCACGGAGGCGCACAGTGACCACGGATAAGCGCATCGGCCTCTTTTACGGCGAACAGCAGGAGACGCGACGCCCCCAGGTCATGGGGCGCAAGGGCATCGTCGCCTCCGGCCACTACCTTGCCACGCAGGCCGGCATGCGCATCCTGCAATCGGGCGGCAACGCCACCGATGCAGGCGTCGCCGCCGGGCTCTGCCTCAACGTTCTTGTCCCCTATCTCACCAACCTCGGGGGTGTCGCGCCCATCATCCTCTATTCCGCCACGGATCGTCGCGTCACCACCGTCAGCGGACTGGGGCGCTGGCCCCGCGCCGCTTCCATCGAGGCGATGAAGGAGCGCGGCAGGGGCGAGATCCCCCTGGGGATATTGCGCTCCGTCACGCCCGCCGCCTTGGATGCTTGGGTCATGGCGCTCAGTCGCTATGGCACCATGAGCTTTGCCCAAGTCGCGGCCCCTGCGCTGGAGCTGGCGGAGAGCGGCTTTGGAGTGGACCGCTCCCTGGCGATGGCTTTGGCCATGCAGCACAAGTCGCGGGCCGCATGGACCACCACCTGGGCCGTCTTCGCGCCTAACGGCAGGACGCCGCTCCCCGGCGAGGTGCTGAAACAGCCCGACCTCGCCCGCTTGCTCAAGAGGCTCCTGCGCGCCGAGGCGGCAAGCAAGGCGAAGAACCGCGAGGGGCGTCTCCAGGCCGTCCGGGACGCCTTTTATAAGGGCGATATCGCCAAGACGATGGCCGATTTCGCTAAGCGCCAAGGCGGCTTCCTCACGCGCGACGACCTAGCCGATTTCGCCGTCCGCGAAGAGCCGCCATGCTCCGTTGACTACAAGGGCTATCGCGTCTTTGCCTGCGGCCCCTGGTGCCAGGGCCCTGCCGTCCCGCAGACGCTGAAGCTCCTGGAAGGCATTCCTCTAGCCAAGATGGGCCACAACAGCGCCGCCTACCTCCATCACCTTGCCGAGGCGATAAAGCTCACCTACGCCGACCGGGAGCGCTACTACGGCGACCCGGACTTCGTGAAGGTGCCGATGGCTGTCCTGCTCAGCGATGCCTATGCCAAGGAGCGCCGCAAGGCCATCAACGCCGTGCGCGCCTGGCCGGAGATGCCGCCTCCCGGCGAGGTGAGCGGCTACGGCGCGCGGGCGCGGCCCAAGCCCGCCGCGGCTCCCAAGGAGCCGAAGGGCGATACCAGCTACGTCTGCGCCATAGACAAGGACGGCAACGGCTTCTCCGCCACGCCCAGCGATTTCATCGGCGATGTGCCTATCGTCCCCGGACTCGGCATCGTCATCTCCGGCCGGGGCAACCAGAGCTGGCTCGACCCGGCGCACGCCGGATCGCTCCAGCCGTGGAAGCGCCCAAGGCTCACGCCCAACCCCGGCCTGGTCCTGCGCGATGGCGCGCTCTTCATGACCTTCGGCACCCCCGGCGGCGATCAACAGCCCCAGGGCATGGTGCAGGCCTTCCTGAACATCGTCGAGTTCGGCATGACGCCCCAGGCCGCTGTGGAGGCGCCCCGCGCGGGCAGCTGGAGCTTCCCCAACTCCTTCTGGCCCCACGAATACCTGCCGGGACGCCTGAGCCTGGAAGGGCGCATCCCGCAGGAGACCCGGCGCGCCCTTGCGGCGATGGGGCATGACGTCGAGACCCTTCGCGATTTCGCCCCCGGCTTTGGCCACGTCTGCGCCATCGTGCGCGATGCCGAGCGCGGCCTCCTCCACGGCGCGGCCGATTCACGCTTCCTTTTCACCGCGGCGGCGTGGTAAAAAGAGCGTCGTCTGCGGTACCATAGCTCGCGGCAACGCTCACCGCATCGTCAACTCATATGATTGAAAACACTTGCAGGATAGATAGGCTCTTGCGGATCCTCCTCGGGGCGCTCCTGCTGCTCCTCAGCTATGTCGTCCTCGATGGGGTTGATGCGCTCATCGTCGGCCTCGTAGCCATCTACCCCATCGTCACCGGCATCCTGGGCTTCTGCTGGATCTACGCCCGCTTCGGCGTCCGCCGCTGCCCTATCCACCGGGTGGAGCACCCGCGTAAATAGCTTGGCCTCTCCACCGCAATCGCTCGTCTTGCCGTTCAGTGATTGCAGGGTGTTCAGTGCATTTGCCATATCCGGTACGCTCTCCCCATGCTCCTTCCACCGCTGATTCCCGGCCTCTTCCTTGAACGTCCCAACCGCTTCATCGCCATCGTTGATGCGCAGGGCGAGCGATTGCGCGTCCACGTGGCCGATACTGGGCGCATGCGCGAGCTGCTGGTGCCGGGGCGCACCGTCTATATCGCCGGCAAGGCGGGAGGGATGCGCAAGACGGCCTACGACCTCCAGCTTGTCCGCATGCCCCAAAGCCTCGTCTCCTGCGATTCGCGGCTCCCCCGCGCCCTCTTCGCTGAGGCCCTTGCCGCAGGGCGGTTGCCTCCCTTCGCCGCCTACCGCACCCTCCGGCCGGAGGTCGCCTACGGCCACAGCCGCCTGGACGCCATGCTCACCGGGCCGAGCGGGCGCTGCTACGTGGAGCTGAAATCGGCCACCCTTGTGGTGAGGGGCAAAGCCATCTTTCCGGACGCCCCCACAGAGCGCGGGCGGCGTCATGTGGAGACGCTTATCCAGGCCAAGCGCGAGGGGCACCAGGCCGCCGCCGTCTTCATCGTCCAGCGCTCGGACGCGACAAGCTTCGGCCCCAACGATGCCACCGACCCGGACTTTGGGCGCCTCCTTCGCAAAGCCCACAGAGCCGGGGTTCAGGTCCACGCCTTCGCCTGCGCCGTGACCATCAAGGAGATGAGGCTGGCAAAGAGTCTCCCGGTCCGCCTCTGACCCTGCAAGACGACTTTACAGAACACGTTTCCCTTCTGTTGGCGCCTCTCTTTCCGGCAACCCTGCTCCTTGCTCCCTGGACCTCTTGTTCCTTCTTCCTGTTGGCCTGGTTGACTTTCCTGGCCGCTGCCCATAGAATAGACGTTGCCCTTTTCCGCCCTACCGAAAGCACATGCCTTTCGTTATCTCTGAAACAGTTCGCCTCCGTGCCGCCTTTTCGCCCGCGACGGGCGTTTTTTGCTTTCTCAAGCAGTCGTAGTTTCCTAAGGAGCGTATTGCCATGACCATGACGGTCAGTCCGTCCCATGGAGACCCGTCCCTTGCGCGGCGTTCGTACGCCAAGATCCCAGAGGTCTTGGAAGTCCCGAACCTCATCCGCCTTCAGGTCCGCTCCTACGAGTGGCTTCTGAAGGAGGGCATCACGGAGCTCTTCGATGAGGTCTCCCCCATCGAAGACTTCACCGGTGGCCGCTACGCCCTTCGCTTCCTGAAGCACGAGTTCCGGGAGCCGAAGTACACCATTGACGAGTGCAAGGAGCGCGATAAGACCTTCGCGGCCCCGCTCTACGCCTATGTTGAGCTGGAGAAGAAGGCCGGCGAAGGCAAAGGTGAAGTGACCCAGAACTGGGTCTTCATGGGCGATCTGCCCATCATGACGGAGCAGGGCACCTTCATCATCAACGGCGCCGAGCGCGTCGTGGTCAGCCAGCTGGTGCGCTCGCCCGGCGTCTACTTCATGCTGGAAGAGGACCCCGCCACGGGCCGCCGCCTCTGCTCCGCCAAGCTCATCCCCAACCGCGGCGCCTGGCTCGAGTTCGAGACGAGCAACAAGAGCATCATCTCCGTCAAGGTGGACCGCAAGCGCAAGATTCCCGTCACCACCTTCTTGCGCTCCCTTGGCTACGGCACCGATGAGAAGCTCCTGGAGCTCTTCAAGGACGTGGATAAGGACTCGGAGCACCCCTATATCAAGACCACCCTGGAAAAAGAGCCCGGCGTCCGCAACCAGGATGAGGCGCTCATAGACCTCTACCGCAAGCTCCGCCCCGGCGAGCCGCCCAGCCTGGACAACGCTAGGAATCTCCTCAACACCCTCTTCTTCAACTACCGCCGCTACGATCTCGGCAGCGTCGGCCGCTACAAGGTCAATCAGCGCCTGGGCCTGGACAAGGGCAAGAAGAGCCAGCCCACCAAGGAGACCCGCGTCCTCTCCAATGACGACCTGGTGCTCATCATCAAGAAGATGATCGCCATCAACAACGGCCAGGACCGCGGCGACGATATTGACCACCTGGGCAACCGCCGC encodes the following:
- a CDS encoding nucleotidyltransferase family protein, giving the protein MTTAPAARISVVLLAAGESSRMAQPKQSLLWQGVPLLRYQVEQLLATTAQEIVVVLGFKAGEFAAILKQVNPGGRAKLALNPNYRYGKTTSIKIGVENVSEEATDIVILAVDQPRPAAVYQRLFDAHVQGKNLITVPAYQGKHGHPPVFDASLAQELGQMTEEKQGVREVIERHRDGLRAVEFDTPAVLTNLNTPEDYQQALKQFGQKA
- a CDS encoding XdhC family protein, giving the protein MQSIFAEAHKLLAKGEHFILATVVRTKGSTPQKPGAKLLVRKDGTAVGTLGGGCVEAEVWAEAKNVLAERKGAQVKRFLLNEDIASRDGLVCGGNMDIMVDPVFDQPALRPLMQEILDAYDGKGDRAMATLAEASKSTGPIGAKLFIRADGSTIGTLGSAALDRRAMETALTLMPKGREQWVETEDGARAYVEAFTTPPTVVIAGGGHVGKAVYTVARFLGFRVIIVDDRPQFANTERFPEADRIVVDDFDTGLRELKMTPNCYVIVATRGHKLDDLALIEAAKSRAGYVGLLGSKRKAILIFRDLVREGIPEERIREIRAPVGLDLGGRSPEEIAVSIMAEILSVKHQRDARAMTMDGKVVDQAKQLAAKVAKAKVVARS
- a CDS encoding HAD family hydrolase, with protein sequence MKRQGFQHIFLDFDRTLNDSDLVYERNLEGFFGLSGSDVLKQWGAVHRLVVKERPPKDHENLSLHFELLLERVKAKGKGGAKRELQRRIKAAQEECWHATALFEESLPFLGRLHGLGYTLHIATGDYAKTKAKAIERQAGRRLFAMTFDEETLGVGKGRRAYFDRALGKLGVAPANVSIVGDSLRNDIAPGLEVGLATVWVRRKNEANKGRVKPHLTVKALVEAEGWF
- a CDS encoding DUF998 domain-containing protein, whose amino-acid sequence is MGKVLGKRRRYFILGGIAGPVVFALLIIAADLLHPEFDFTAQAVSQLGGQDARYGWVFNTGAITYGLLLIALAWGLGAAIGDGRKMLLLAGPLAIYGMATMLVGVLEANPGLSYAPPNLRDMVHDSSARAALAAAGMAMLMARYTMGGHFKFGWFSRCAFAAATTFGLFYLLNIKHEWNGLWERLFVAVLLLWVEVLSIFLWILAERRARQPPYNGA
- a CDS encoding MFS transporter, which encodes MQRPHSRIRTLFGQRDFRLLVTSNILTQLGQWTQQVGRGWLIYELSHSAFQLGLVSFFSGAAMFLAAPIGGVLSDRLDRRKVVLATQLSLAITAITLAILVETNAVRFWHLYVTAIATGVSVSVNGPTRNAMVHDLVEPENLTSAVTVNSLSMNAMRVLGPAMGGVLIGFLGTESTFWLQAGCCILAMTQVAQIGRRQKAPEPSKTGVLKSLTGSIADGLTYIRRDPFLWPLMVIAFITGLLGLGFLQLMPAYVGEVLDSDNPRKLGSLLMAEGIGAVLGAFFATVTSGIQKRGRMLLILVAVYGVCLALLGLISNFFGAMAMLLALGGLASLMLTNNNVLIQLYVSEQYRGRVFSIYFMNFSLAPLGTLVAGSLTKAVSLQTTFIILGALVTLAAVVIGGRYPRLRTG
- a CDS encoding DUF998 domain-containing protein, whose amino-acid sequence is MRLSSKRLLRCGLIAPPLYVAFVFAATLARGDYSSIGVTLSHLGDIEARHAWVFNTGIAVYGALVAAFAAGVYGAYRETGKVSPSLFFSPTEGEKRNSYLARGRGLAIAAPLALYGAANIAIGAFKVDVLEAGGDHGAEHAIHIAAARAAYVLAIIAMAGAAYALAGKRRLRLFSLIAVVSMVVFGILFSMESVKSKIGLWQRGFIGTAVLWVEALAVAMHRAEQRERLTGLRRQA
- a CDS encoding gamma-glutamyltransferase family protein is translated as MGRKGIVASGHYLATQAGMRILQSGGNATDAGVAAGLCLNVLVPYLTNLGGVAPIILYSATDRRVTTVSGLGRWPRAASIEAMKERGRGEIPLGILRSVTPAALDAWVMALSRYGTMSFAQVAAPALELAESGFGVDRSLAMALAMQHKSRAAWTTTWAVFAPNGRTPLPGEVLKQPDLARLLKRLLRAEAASKAKNREGRLQAVRDAFYKGDIAKTMADFAKRQGGFLTRDDLADFAVREEPPCSVDYKGYRVFACGPWCQGPAVPQTLKLLEGIPLAKMGHNSAAYLHHLAEAIKLTYADRERYYGDPDFVKVPMAVLLSDAYAKERRKAINAVRAWPEMPPPGEVSGYGARARPKPAAAPKEPKGDTSYVCAIDKDGNGFSATPSDFIGDVPIVPGLGIVISGRGNQSWLDPAHAGSLQPWKRPRLTPNPGLVLRDGALFMTFGTPGGDQQPQGMVQAFLNIVEFGMTPQAAVEAPRAGSWSFPNSFWPHEYLPGRLSLEGRIPQETRRALAAMGHDVETLRDFAPGFGHVCAIVRDAERGLLHGAADSRFLFTAAAW
- a CDS encoding DUF2892 domain-containing protein, with protein sequence MIENTCRIDRLLRILLGALLLLLSYVVLDGVDALIVGLVAIYPIVTGILGFCWIYARFGVRRCPIHRVEHPRK
- the sfsA gene encoding DNA/RNA nuclease SfsA yields the protein MLLPPLIPGLFLERPNRFIAIVDAQGERLRVHVADTGRMRELLVPGRTVYIAGKAGGMRKTAYDLQLVRMPQSLVSCDSRLPRALFAEALAAGRLPPFAAYRTLRPEVAYGHSRLDAMLTGPSGRCYVELKSATLVVRGKAIFPDAPTERGRRHVETLIQAKREGHQAAAVFIVQRSDATSFGPNDATDPDFGRLLRKAHRAGVQVHAFACAVTIKEMRLAKSLPVRL